A region of the Apium graveolens cultivar Ventura chromosome 6, ASM990537v1, whole genome shotgun sequence genome:
ACCCTAACTCGTTTACCACACATACAATATTTATGTTCCGCAGTCTTGACTCTTGATCGAAACAGATGAAGAGCTGCCCATGGGGCTTTTGTTTTTGAACATGTTGAGAGGCTACGTGTAGAAAGAATTAATGTAATACTGATTTTAAATGGATGTGATTGTTTTTTCTGTCCAAGAACCCCAACTACACATATATATACCGACTATAATGAATGTTATACGTATACAATAGTCGAGTCAGCAAAAAGAGCTGTTAGTACGCCACTCTGTCCAACTACTACGTGCCATGTAGATTTTTTCCGCTTGATCAATTGGTCAAGCTAACATCCCCGTCATTATCCATTAATACTATTGTGGTGCATTTGAGACTCTCTTCACGGATTATTTAATATATGAAGCTGATTTTAATGACAACTTTGATGTATAACTctattttaattttctttttaattttttgtaaGTGAATTTTCTTTCCTACACGACCAGTGTCTCAGAATATATCCCAAAGTcccaaaacaaagaaaatcataaaccctaaaaaccctaatttcccCCACCACGGCGATGCTCTCAATTCTCCGTCGGCGCATCCCCCGCTCTCTCACCTCCACTATCTTCACCCCTCAAACTACCACCTCTCTCACGCACTCCCCACCTGCGCATCTCACTCACCTCCAATCCCCACCCTTAAACCCTCCTCCATTTCTCCCCAATTTAATCAAATCATTTCGATCAACCACCGCTTCATTCGCGCGTCCGCGAACCCCGTATGGAAATGACGACGATTTCAAGATTGGCCCTGATGATATTTTGTTCGAGGGATGTGATTATAATCACTGGCTGATTACTATGGATTTTCCGAAAGACCCGAGACCGTCGGATGAAGAGATGGTTGAGGCGTATGTTCAGACTGCTGCCAAAGTTCTCGGGAGGTAGTTTATCGTCTCGTTTCGAGTTTAGGATTggtttaataaatttatttgatcGCGTTTTTTTATGTTTCGGGTTTAATAATATAGTGTTCATTTAAGTGTTTTATGTTTAGTGTAAGTAGGGAGATAGTTTCCGAGTGTTATTGTATTGATTATTTTTTATTGTCGTGTGGTAGAATTGTAGGAGTGCTGAGATTGTTAATAATTGAATTTGAAACGATAATAATTGAGCTGAGGTCGAGGTATTTGAGTTTTGAACACGGTATTGAGTTGAGGTTGAGCTATAAATTAGTCATTTGGTTCATGTTTAGCGTGAGTAGGGAGATAGTTTCCGAGTGTTATGGTAttgattatttttttttattgTCGAGTGGTAGAATTGTAGGAGTGCTGAGATTGTTAATAATTGAATTTGAAACGATAATAATTGAGCTGAGGTCGAGGTATTTGAGTTTTGAACACGGTATTGAGTTGAGGTTGAGCTATAAATTAGTCATTTGGTTCATGTTTAGCGCTAGTAGGGAGATAGTTTCTGAGTGTTATGGTATTGATTATTTTTTTATTGTCGAGTGGTAGAATTGTAGGAGTGCTGAGCTCGTTAATAATTGAATTTGAAACGATAATATTTGAGCTGAGAGAGGTATTTGAGTTTTAAACACGGTACTTGAGTGAGGTTGAGCTATAAATTAGTCATTTCTTGATGCTTAATAGTTGATATcctaaaatattatttattttttatatgttATAAATGTTTAATGAGTCAAATCTAACTAACATCTACGAGCTTTGTCAATATTTGGTGAAATGTTTTTAGTTGAAGTCAAGATTAAAAGCATTCTTCTTGGCTCGGTTCGGTTACGAACCGAGGTAGAAGGCGTATAAAGTATTATGTTGATATGTAGTGAATGTTGTAGAAACAAGGTCCTTATTTCTAGGTTGAATGAGATCTGTTTGTTGACATATACCGGCACTCAAATCTTTGTATAAGTTCTGTGCATTGCTTTTTTACAGTCTATATAAGATTATTGCTGAAGCTATTATTCGATAATTGAAGATGAAGTTAGGTCACGATTTTTGGTATGGAACTGTTGTTAAGCTTCAGTGATAAGTGTTTGTATGTTTAGAGAATTATCGCATGGCTAATGCTGATCTGATTTTGTTACGGTCACAGTGTTGAGGAGGCAAAGAAAAAAATGTATGCATGTAGCACGACAACTTATACAGGTTTTCAGGTTGAGGTGTCAGAGGAAGTATCAAAAAAGTTTGAAGGTTAGTAAGTGTTTACGTCATTCTTTTTGTGAAGGTTGATATTCGTTGCTGACTTGCTGATAATTGTTCAATTAAATCTTCAATCAGGTCTACCTGGTGTGGTATTTATATTGCCAGATTCTTATATTGACCCGGTGAACAAACAGTATGGAGGTAGGTGTGAATCTCAGTAATGTTGCTCTGTATTTTTTTATTATCCACCCTGTGTATTTATATGTATTTAATTTTATAATCAGATTTAGTAATAATACGTCTTTTTTAATATGTCGTGTACTCATTAGGATCTAAAATATATCTTCAAATTTCAGGAGATAAATATGAAAATGGAGTAATAACACATAGACCACCTCCTGTTCAATCTGGAAGGCAAGGAGGACGGTATGGTGATCGAAATAGAGACTTCAACAGGCCAAGTCGTCCTCGAGGTGAATTTCAGCAGGGAAATCCGGCATTTGATAACCGAGGGCCCCCTCAAGGGAGTGCAGGAAACTTTAGGCCACCACAAAATCCTATGCCACAGCAGAATTATGGCCCCCCTAGAGTTGCTCCAATGAATAATTATGCTGGTGGTCAGGAAAATTATCAGGGACAAATGAGAGATCAAATTCTCCCTAATCAGGGAAATTACATGCAAAGTCAAAGAGGAGATTCTTACCCTCAAGGGAGTAGAATGCCATCAGGAGAGCTCAATAACAATGCACCTCAACAAGGTGTAAATTTTAGGCAGGGTGCTGGAGGCAGTTACAGCCAGGGTGCTGGTGGCAGTTATGGGCAGGGTGCTGGTAGCAGTTACGGGCAAGGAGGTGGTGGCAGTTACGGGCAAGGAGGTGGTGGCAGTTACGGGCAAGGTGCTGGGGGGCAAGGAGGTGGTGGCAGTTACGGGCAAGGTGCTGGGGGGCAAGGAGGTGGTGGCAGTTATGGGCAAGGTGCTGGTGGGCAAGGGGGTGGTGGCAGTTACAGGCAAGGTGGTGGCACGTGGCAAGGTGCAGGTAGCACTGGGCAAGGTGCAGGTAGCACTGGGCAAGGTTCCATTGGTAATTATGGACAAGGTTCCATGGGCAATGCTGGACAAGGTGCCAGTAGTAATTATGGGCAAGGTGTGGGTGGCCATTACGGGCAAGGCGCCAGCAGTAACTATGGGCAAGGTACAGTTGGAGCTGTCCCTGACCAAGAAAAGTTTTCCAACTATGGTCATAATAATCCAGTACATGGCGGAAGTCAGGGGTTAGGAGAGCAGATGAATGACCTGCACCAGGTGCAGCAATAGAAGTTTGGAACTACATTTGAATCAGCTTCTGAACTTGTAAGTAAGTAGTAAATCTTTTGTTTTTGATATCTCTGTCTCTCTATAACTGATGTTGGCATAATATTTAAGTCATCAGGAAAAATTCTTCACTCTAGTTTACTCAACTTACCAAATTTTGAAGTGAGTAACTATCTACTTGCCAGTGCCCCTTCCCCCTTCGTGGTTATGATCCAAGTTTAACGAGTCTGTCATGCCTCCTATATTACTTAAGGGCTGCTTTCTATTTGGCGGGAAACAAACAACTACATTTGAGCTTTGGAGAGATTTCTGTTTGGCAGATTTGTTGTCCTTTCTCAAGTCTCCAATTATTCACGAACTTCGAGAAATGTACATTTTTAATTAGGTGCCAGAAGTTGTGGATTATTAGCCTATAACTATCCATAGGATTACTAAAAGTTGTAAGCGACTCAATATACAAATCTTACaagtaaataattaaaataaaattaatggCCATGCATTGGTTTTGACCTGTGGTCTCGTTTATTTCAGGAAGTATGTTTATTCCTAACTTAATGTCGCTCTTATATATTGAAGATATTATCTTTTCAGATGTAGTGATAACTTATAAAGAGCTTATTTCTAGAATTATTACTTGAGGACTCTTAGCAACTTCAAATAAAGAGGTTAACAGAATTGAAGTACTCATCGCCTCCTTCAGCTATCTCCAGTCACTTCTTTACTGCTCATAACTGTTCAATGTTCTTATATATATGTTAAGTTACTGTGGTGGCCTATGTCGGGCTCTTTCTGATTTTCTTGTCAATTTATATGCAGGGTTGGTCAAGAAAATAGGCGGAAACACACTTAGAAGTAGTTATGTGAATGAGAACCGAGAAATGTTTGCGGAGACAGCTTTTTTTCAGGTGAAATGAAGTTGTTTAGACCTACTCTTGTGTCATTTACCCTCCTATGTGTATTGGTGTAGTCAGTAGTGGTTATGCTGGTGAACTAGTTTCTATGGCTATATTGCAATTG
Encoded here:
- the LOC141668448 gene encoding uncharacterized protein LOC141668448 isoform X2 gives rise to the protein MLSILRRRIPRSLTSTIFTPQTTTSLTHSPPAHLTHLQSPPLNPPPFLPNLIKSFRSTTASFARPRTPYGNDDDFKIGPDDILFEGCDYNHWLITMDFPKDPRPSDEEMVEAYVQTAAKVLGSVEEAKKKMYACSTTTYTGFQVEVSEEVSKKFEGLPGVVFILPDSYIDPVNKQYGGDKYENGVITHRPPPVQSGRQGGRYGDRNRDFNRPSRPRGEFQQGNPAFDNRGPPQGSAGNFRPPQNPMPQQNYGPPRVAPMNNYAGGQENYQGQMRDQILPNQGNYMQSQRGDSYPQGSRMPSGELNNNAPQQGVNFRQGAGGSYSQGAGGSYGQGAGSSYGQGGGGSYGQGAGGQGGGGSYGQGAGGQGGGGSYRQGGGTWQGAGSTGQGAGSTGQGSIGNYGQGSMGNAGQGASSNYGQGVGGHYGQGASSNYGQGTVGAVPDQEKFSNYGHNNPVHGGSQGLGEQMNDLHQVQQ
- the LOC141668448 gene encoding uncharacterized protein LOC141668448 isoform X1 — its product is MLSILRRRIPRSLTSTIFTPQTTTSLTHSPPAHLTHLQSPPLNPPPFLPNLIKSFRSTTASFARPRTPYGNDDDFKIGPDDILFEGCDYNHWLITMDFPKDPRPSDEEMVEAYVQTAAKVLGSVEEAKKKMYACSTTTYTGFQVEVSEEVSKKFEGLPGVVFILPDSYIDPVNKQYGGDKYENGVITHRPPPVQSGRQGGRYGDRNRDFNRPSRPRGEFQQGNPAFDNRGPPQGSAGNFRPPQNPMPQQNYGPPRVAPMNNYAGGQENYQGQMRDQILPNQGNYMQSQRGDSYPQGSRMPSGELNNNAPQQGVNFRQGAGGSYSQGAGGSYGQGAGSSYGQGGGGSYGQGGGGSYGQGAGGQGGGGSYGQGAGGQGGGGSYGQGAGGQGGGGSYRQGGGTWQGAGSTGQGAGSTGQGSIGNYGQGSMGNAGQGASSNYGQGVGGHYGQGASSNYGQGTVGAVPDQEKFSNYGHNNPVHGGSQGLGEQMNDLHQVQQ